The sequence below is a genomic window from Plasmodium gaboni strain SY75 chromosome 7, whole genome shotgun sequence.
taaaataaccatatgattaatattgcactatttataataatatgtcAAGTCGCTATTgtaaattaaatttatctttatttttataaaatatatattttttattataaaaatattaatgatagttattattaatttattattaattattatatgtaaaaaaaaatatgtgaTGTTCTACAGTTTTAATATAAGcatatgaattttttatccatatatatatattataatcatttaaCACACTTTGAAAATGATGGGGATAATTTTTGTAAATTTTAgaaatgtaaataatatggaaggtaatttaatattttatttaaataagTATAAAGTAGctatttaattataattatattgcatttttattaaaaattcttaataagtaaaataaaaatgtttatttagaaaataaagatacaactttcttttctttatattatgtataataatGGAATAAAACAATGTGTGAATAGTATGGTTGATAAAACTATAATAGTACAAGAATTCCTAATAggaataatataaatagctataattaatataaaattattatgatattatttttccatataaaaatataaagaaatataataataatataaaataaaatatactGTAAGAacacaatatatatatatatatatatataattgcgtattatattatttttttagatgcaaaaataaaattaaatttaaaataatgataaataaatatatattatactaTGATActattaaatgaatattataaatatatatacatatatatatcatcattatgttttcaaacatataattcatacataataattttttttttaaataaaaaaataatttttaagaatatatatatatatatatactagttaattataatatagtatttttcttttaacatagttcaaatattatttatattataatatataatatgaatatttattcttatgtcagtcctttttttatttttatataatggTGCTTAATTCTAggaaaaaaacaaatacataataattgtAATTAAAGTTTGAAAAagataatttttataaatattaaaatgaaactatctattattaaaattagAAGAAAAGGAGAAAAACACGaaacacaaaaaaatataataaaaaaaaaaaacaatgaaaacaagaaaataataataaaaaagaaatttaaAATGAAACAGTTAGGtaagtaatatatataatatatatatatatatatgtataattaataatattattatacatacaaaaaataatatgaggacctatttttaaaaattctttattttaGAATTAGTTCAGGTattaaaagtaaaaatgaataaaagaaaaaaataaatagaagaattttattatttatcatattatacacattttaataaataatatattatatatataaatatatcttatGTGTActaatataattaatattatataatatattttatctattaattaataaaaataaaaaaaaaaaaaaatatatatatatataatttaaccaataaataaatctaaaagaattttttaaagcacaaaaaaaaaaaaaaaaaaaaaaaattattaaaataaaaaaatcttaaaatttttttaaaaagaaaaaaaacataaatatattaatgtataaataaataaaactttattatgaaaaaaaaaataagttattaaaagatttaaactttattgaaatatatatatatatatttatttatttgtttacttatttatttaaaatacataatatttttatttacctttatattaaaaatatttccattttaattataacttatatttttttataaatattctattatatgtgtatgactaaatatatgtagttctagaaaaatatgttataaagagtgatataaaatgaaaagtAGTATATagtttataaaatattaatatattgccacatatatatttaatatgttaaatatattttttgatatatataattattttaaataaaaatattgtttatcaatattatttcagattcttttctttatatgcctaaatattattacatatatatatatataatgattttgaattttatttaatatgtgttatatatgaaaaggcaaaaaaaaaatatcataaatatatttttttttgagcctatatattaatatagaataatactgaatagataaatataaataaatatatatatatatatataaagttaataaaagaaaaaattaaataaaatatatttaatatatatatatttttctctttcttttcattttttttgtattttttatattataaattgacttatagaaaaaaatgaatattcTATTTACGGTGTGTAgcttatttatatttgtaattAATGTTGCTTTATATGGAGCAGAAAGGAATCGTAAAAATAATGTGTACACGGAAATATGTGAAAATCCAGcaaatgaaaatgaatCAAGTGTATACTGTATGAAAGACtacaaaaagaaaaattcttcatatccttataaacatattatgaattttttattagatactcaaagtaaaaataaagataatgTAGCAATAGTGGAACATGAAAATGGTGAACCAAACAATTATTTGACATATGGtgatttttttaaaaaagttTTTTGTTTTAGTAATACATTGAATACTTATGAAGGAAAAGGTATTGAAGagaaaatttataaaaacgaagaaaaaaataatggTAAATTTAGGTTGTTGGGTTTATATGGTAGTAATTCCATGAATTGGTTGGCCGCTGATATGGCTTCTATGTTAAGTGGTGTTACAACATTAGTTATGCACTCTAAATTTAGTGTAGATGTAATTGtagatataataaaggAAACCGAATTAGAATGGTTATGTTTAGATTTAGATTTGGTTGAAGGGTTATTAGCTCATAGAAATGAATTTCCACACTTGAAGAATCTTATAATATTAGATACATTAGATAAAtctaataaaataaaatctAAAGGTTTAGATAAAAGtgataaaaagaaaacaaatGAAGTAGATAATAAGTTGGGTAATGTTGATtatgataatgaaaaattaaaaaaaataaaagatttAAAAGTTAAAGCTAGTAGTGTTggaataaatattatgGAATTTGATGAGATGGCAAATACAGAACCTAAAgagataaaaataaataatgaagatCCTAATTTTATTACTTCTATTGTATATACATCTGGAACATCAGGAAAACCAAAAGGTGTTATGTTAAGTAATGAAAATTTCCACAATACTATAGTACCATTATGTGAtcataatttaataaaagaatatcATCCCAAAACacatttttcttatttacCAGTATCACACATATATGAGAGAGTTCTTGTTCATATCTTTTTTGTGTTAGGTGGAACTATTAGTATATGGAGTAAAGATATAAGTATTTTCTCTAAAGATTTATCAAATTCTAAAGGTGAAGTATTAGCAGGTGTCCCTAAAGTTTTTAATAGAATATATACCAATATTATGACAGAAATAAGTAATTTACCATGTTTCAAAAGATGGTTAGTGAAACGTATTATATCGATACGTAAatctaataataatggAAGTTTAGGTAAATTTCTTGAAGGactttttaaaatttcttcaaaaattaaaaagaaagtAAACACGAATTTAGAAGTTATATTAAATGGTGGTGGAAAGTTATCACCAAAAATTGCTAATGAGTTACGTGTTTtgttaaatataaatttttatcaaGGATATGGATTAACAGAATCAACAGGTCCTATTTTTGCACAAGATACTAGTGATACTAATACTGAAAGTATGGGAATTCCTGTTTCTCcaaatacaaaatataaagtaAAAACATGGGAAACTTATAAAGCCACAGATACTTTACCAAAAGGAGAATTATTAGTTAAGAGTGGTTCTATATTTAGTGGATACTTTTtggaaaaagaaaatacaGAAAAATCATTTACTGAAGATGGTTATTTTAAAACAGGGGATGTGGTTCAAGTTAATAGTGATGGTTCCTTAACATTTTTAGATAGATCAAAGGGTTTAGTTAAATTATCACAAGGTGAATATATCGAAACAGATTTGTTGAATAATCTTTATTCACAAATTagttttataaataattgtGTTGTTTATGGTGATGATTCAATGGATGGACCATTAGGTATAATTTCTGTggataaatatttattatatagatCCTTAAAAGATGACAATATGTTAGAAAAAACTGGAATTACTGATAATAATTACCAAGATCAattaaatgatgaaaatataaatcaatCTATTTTTGTTGATTATGTGAAAGAGAAAATGATGGAaacttataaaaatacaaatttaaatagatataatataataaatcatatttatttaacATCTAAAGTATGGGATACTAATAATTATCTTACACCCACATTAAAGGTGAAAAGATTCTATGTATTTAAGGATTATGACTTTTTCATTGAAGaagttaaaaaaatatataaacacaAATTAAAAGGAATTGATGAAGTCAGCAAAAATAAAGAACAAAAAGAAGAgaaaaaagatgaaaaaaataaaagtaaaaataaaaatgttcAAGAGAAAAGTTCAAAAGATATGAATACAAAAAATGTAGTTAATGTTACAGAGAAAAATCCcacaaaagaaaaatttaCAGAACAGCAAGAAAACAAAGAAAAGAATAACAAATTAAGAGTACGAGTTAATGATGTGGCACAAGAATTAgaatcaaataaataatattaaatatttaaaataaggaaagaaaataaaaaatatgaaaaataaaaagagaaagaaaaattttgaaataaaaacattattataGTTATATctatttgttatataacAGATATTCTAttaacataatatattaatagtttttttgtatatatatatatatatattatatatgtatcaataagatttatatatttatattatatatatatatttttttatatatagattaaaattttttttttgtaaattatttaaaatgtCATATCTGATATATAGATataccttttttttatttctaaattaaaatgttttctttccttaattttttttttttttttttaataataaatatataatattttatatatataaaatttttatttattctcctcatataaaattataattttaaaaaacttacattataaatatattttaatattattatattttacgtatttttttttttttttgacATTCATTATGTTGATTTTAGATGATAcacattattttttttttaaatataaatataaaaaagtaaaatGTTAGGGttgatttatatttctaGATTAAAGACAcaaattaatttttttattattacttttttatttttatatatatgtgtgagcatatatatgaacaatGTGCGAATTAAACgttttataataaattaaataattccAAATTgtagaaaaattaaataatattcatcATTAGAAATTTAAACATAAATTTTCTAATTATGAAATGAATATAGGAAATAATCTAAATGAATGTTTGTTGATTTCATAGGATCGTTTCTAAgaaatttaaatatttttgaaatatttatatttatatatatatatatatgtatatgttttttataCGTATAgaaatcaaaaaataaataatccataaaaaaatacatcaatccaatattttacattaaaaaaaaataagcataaaaaagaaagtaTTCTAAGAAGAATAACACTgtaattaaaattttttaaataaatataaaataatgaaaaagtaaatattaataaataatttatttttttaaaatattttatatatatatatattataaatttatataaatatcataAAGGACAagaatattaaatttatataatattatatatagttgtatcattatttaattataatattataaatttagaaaaaaaaaaaaaaataataataaaaaaagaaaaaattctttatataatttttttttaattttttttaaaatgagattatttatgtttctacaagataataataaaagaaaaggaaaaaatatagaagaaacgttatatacaataaaaaatatgtatccttaagatttaaaaaatgagaatatattattattattttattttttttgtaatatatttacttttcatttattaaattatttattttctaaataGTATTTgtacattattttttaattgaatttaaaaatacattttttttttttttttttttttttttttttttgtgagGAGGATGAAGTTAAATTAGTATATTAGTCTATAAATAAGAATTAATAGACTTTTTTTAGAAAAactttattaataaaaataaagtttaataattaagaatatatatatatatatatatataatatgaaaagtttaatgaaaaattacattataaaaaaaacaattaCATCATGTTTGTTTTATtgaataaaatttttttattatctttattcGTTATTAATTCAATATATGTTGACAATgtaagaatataataaatataattatttatatatatagtgTATTTGtgtttaaataatatattatatatatatatttttattttgctattttttttttttatatttagGGAGTATTTAATAAGTATATTTATGAAAAGAACGGTGGaaattattcattttgtaTAAGAATTTTTAGATTATTATCACAAAGTAATAAGGAAAAGATaaaatctttttttaatagaTTAAGAGatgattataaaaatgataatgatataGATGACTTTATGAAAATTGATAAAGAATGTAAAGTAGTTGATGTAAATTCATTGTGAACACGTGAAGGTATGAATGAAGTTACTGTTACTATGAAAACATCTTTACAACCCGATTTGATCAGAATAACTGTAACAAACAAATGGGTGACCGTAAATGAATGGGATTATTTAATGAACGACTTGTgtaaagaaaatgatattGAAATTGAAGATGataatttgaaaaaaaagaaaaaaccGGTAAAGTACGTTGTATGTGTGTTAGGatatattgtaataataCCTTTTGTAATAGTATCTTTGCCTTTTATTTCAATGGTAGGATTAGGAAGATGTATATGTTATTCAAAAGAAAAGGTTGCCTAcgtttttaaaaatgtatgGAATGCTATTTTTTaagtattatataaaaagattgattatattcttaatataaataatacgataaaaagaaataacctacaaaaataaaaaaataaaataaaatggaacatttttaaatcttttataatatttttattttttttattatatattttatatattaattataaaaaaaatataattaatacaattacatcaaaataatatgttttgtattatataattattatatgtgtttatatatcaatatacataattaatttatatttattatatacacacacacatatatatatatatatatatatatatatatattattttatatatgtttaattttttttttttttttttttttcttcatttttttaaattattttttttttattttttttattttttttatttttttttaaaatctta
It includes:
- a CDS encoding acyl-CoA synthetase: MNILFTVCSLFIFVINVALYGAERNRKNNVYTEICENPANENESSVYCMKDYKKKNSSYPYKHIMNFLLDTQSKNKDNVAIVEHENGEPNNYLTYGDFFKKVFCFSNTLNTYEGKGIEEKIYKNEEKNNGKFRLLGLYGSNSMNWLAADMASMLSGVTTLVMHSKFSVDVIVDIIKETELEWLCLDLDLVEGLLAHRNEFPHLKNLIILDTLDKSNKIKSKGLDKSDKKKTNEVDNKLGNVDYDNEKLKKIKDLKVKASSVGINIMEFDEMANTEPKEIKINNEDPNFITSIVYTSGTSGKPKGVMLSNENFHNTIVPLCDHNLIKEYHPKTHFSYLPVSHIYERVLVHIFFVLGGTISIWSKDISIFSKDLSNSKGEVLAGVPKVFNRIYTNIMTEISNLPCFKRWLVKRIISIRKSNNNGSLGKFLEGLFKISSKIKKKVNTNLEVILNGGGKLSPKIANELRVLLNINFYQGYGLTESTGPIFAQDTSDTNTESMGIPVSPNTKYKVKTWETYKATDTLPKGELLVKSGSIFSGYFLEKENTEKSFTEDGYFKTGDVVQVNSDGSLTFLDRSKGLVKLSQGEYIETDLLNNLYSQISFINNCVVYGDDSMDGPLGIISVDKYLLYRSLKDDNMLEKTGITDNNYQDQLNDENINQSIFVDYVKEKMMETYKNTNLNRYNIINHIYLTSKVWDTNNYLTPTLKVKRFYVFKDYDFFIEEVKKIYKHKLKGIDEVSKNKEQKEEKKDEKNKSKNKNVQEKSSKDMNTKNVVNVTEKNPTKEKFTEQQENKEKNNKLRVRVNDVAQELESNK